In a single window of the Thunnus maccoyii chromosome 7, fThuMac1.1, whole genome shotgun sequence genome:
- the LOC121899822 gene encoding titin: protein MDQEDTMDFKALRAKFQDEELLLKQPKIKPALPEKPKVVPPPQSPPHYLPAGARPSLLTSINRTLEGKSAIAPRVVFKDEKKESKKPHLTSTKGKDKGEGKLKDGKDKTTKGSKEKVDVDSSDQKQKKESSKDKKFSLVAPKESAAELVSATPPPKATPPKKKGFLGFRKSTKRYSVEVPADPILDTPSSDVPGPAPLIPVPSDFVDSVPEPEISAPKALLPNIPTLPDSTAEITPPSIIPAPPDFTPPPAFIPDIPAPEIPTSESETSVEIETPALPVAIPASQNETIANTPSTVPTPPPSAAHPDSSTPPPVASTSTPPPSPPEPEIADVASDEAVNVAVVEEPPPQVTDAPSISPSPKAERPISALSVLERAEDMSPGKKSLPCDQRIFSALEKARKKSTSPQTNPITTYSHTPPPEELPPPHSPTRSVPELPPIDYEDRAGNAAPPKPEQVNGIDHRQASPVSEGTTEEGSEVVPELLVVPPPPPRRIIPDPESVDPAPETPDRPPSVTLNDFIPPPPLQDNEIPAPADFPETDTTDVPEFDDVASDEHSPELPVSEWGNGEYTNPDTPDGQNLSDIYSNGIIAAGAGVQGVPVLGDEYQDNPQSSLPESSLPVAQDSQIMAEPQAEVGNGIYESTENVYEDITTSATKKKGKSEGGKKRKGPPKNPYAEASQETNEEKSKTGRFGKGDKKTTTEGPDEKELKKKEKQRLEKEKKELKEKQEREKKEQKEREKKENEMKKKFKITGQEDAIYQAKVTVTTKGRKNDLPVTSGDIISIIRTTNCPKGKWLARDSSNNYGYIAVDHVELDIREMLELGKKAAVTRKSSGNVFEPEVTSTGSRTSNHYPISTESFEYDSEEWTCDDDDPLSSPTETADALTPMGHTRTLSVPDMGNKDLSINHQHSHSDIIADGSHVQARHEALQKLATFFHSPKPVEPSASSTEPETSLVLTKEEAVHLPEARSTQEMDFEHPEMLILPPPDVYAD from the exons ATGGATCAG GAGGACACAATGGACTTCAAGGCCCTGAGGGCCAAGTTCCAGGATGAAGAACTCCTCCTGAAGCAACCCAAGATCAAACCTGCTCTCCCAGAGAAACCAAAAGTGGTCCCTCCTCCCCAGAGCCCCCCACATTACCTCCCTGCAGGAGCACGCCCCTCCCTGCTCACCTCCATCAACCGGACCTTGGAGGGAAAGTCAGCGATTGCCCCCAGAGTTGTCTTCAAGGAtgagaagaaagagagcaagaagCCTCACCTGACTAGCACAAAGGGAAAAGACAAGGGTGAAGGGAAGCTGAAAGATGGTAAAGACAAGACGACAAAAGGAAGCAAAGAGAAGGTTGACGTTGATTCATCGGAtcagaagcagaagaaagagaGCAGTAAAGACAAGAAGTTCTCATTGGTAGCTCCCAAGGAGAGCGCTGCAGAGCTGGTGTCAGCCACGCCTCCTCCTAAAGCAACACCACCAAAGAAGAAGGGCTTCCTGGGTTTCAGGAAGTCaacaaaaagatattcagtgGAGGTCCCAGCTGATCCCATCCTAGACACGCCCAGCTCTGATGTTCCTGGACCAGCTCCACTTATTCCTGTACCTTCTGACTTTGTTGACTCAGTACCAGAGCCTGAAATCTCTGCACCAAAGGCCCTTCTACCAAACATTCCCACCTTACCTGATTCCACTGCTGAAATTACCCCGCCCTCCATTATACCTGCTCCTCCTGACTTCACCCCACCTCCAGCCTTTATTCCAGATATTCCAGCTCCTGAAATCCCAACCTCAGAAAGTGAAACCTCAGTTGAGATAGAAACTCCTGCCCTGCCTGTTGCCATACCTGCCAGCCAAAATGAAACCATTGCCAATACACCCAGCACAGTCCCAACCCCTCCACCCAGTGCTGCACACCCAGACAGCTCTACTCCTCCTCCAGTGGCCTCCACTtccactccacctccatcaCCCCCTGAACCTGAGATTGCAGATGTGGCTTCTGACGAGGCTGTAAACGTAGCTGTGGTGGAGGAGCCTCCTCCCCAAGTCACAGATGCTCCATCCATCTCACCATCTCCCAAAGCTGAGCGCCCAATCTCAGCACTCTCAGTCTTGGAGAGGGCGGAGGACATGAGCCCAGGGAAAAAGAGCCTGCCGTGTGACCAGAGGATCTTTAGTGCTCTGGAGAAGGCTCGCAAGAAGTCCACCAG CCCACAGACAAACCCCATCACTACCTACTCCCACACCCCACCTCCCGAAgagcttcctcctcctcacagccCCACCCGCTCTGTCCCAGAGCTCCCACCCATTGATTATGAAGATCGGGCTGGGAATGCCGCCCCACCGAAACCAGAGCAAGTTAATGGCATTGATCATA GGCAAGCCTCTCCAGTGTCGGAAGGCACCACTGAGGAGGGCTCTGAAGTCGTCCCAGAGCTGTTGGTGgttccacctcctccacccagGAGGATCATCCCAGACCCTGAGTCTGTGGATCCTGCTCCAGAGACACCTGACAGACCTCCCTCTGTCACCCTGAATGActtcatccctcctcctcctctgcaggaCAATG AGATCCCTGCTCCTGCTGACTTCCCAGAGACCGACACCACCGATGTCCCAGAGTTTGATGATGTGGCTTCAGATGAACATTCTCCAGAGCTGCCAGTGTCAGAGTGGGGGAATGGGGAGTATACAAATCCAGATACTCCAGACGGACAGAACCTTTCAGATATTTACAGTAATGGGATAATTGCTGCGGGTGCTGGGGTCCAAGGAGTGCCAGTGTTGGGAGATGAATACCAAGATAATCCACAATCCAGTCTGCCAGAGTCCTCCCTTCCTGTCGCTCAGGACTCTCAAATAATGGCAGA GCCCCAAGCAGAAGTTGGCAACGGCATCTATGAGAGTACGGAAAATGTCTATGAGGACATCACCACATCTGctacaaaaaagaaaggaaagagtgAAGGGGGCAAGAAACGCAAAGGACCACCAAAGA ATCCATATGCTGAGGCATCACAGGAAACA AATGAAGAGAAAAGCAAGACAGGCAGGTTCGGCAA AGGCGACAAGAAAACCACCACAGAGGGGCCGGATGAGAAAGagctgaaaaagaaagagaagcagcgcctggaaaaggagaagaaggagcTAAAGGAGAAGCAagaaagggaaaagaaagagcagaaagagagagaaaagaaggagaatgagatgaagaagaaattTAAA ATCACAGGACAGGAGGATGCCATTTACCAGGCAAAAGTTACCGTAACGACTAAGGGACGCAAGAACGATCTGCCCGTCACGAGCGGTGatatcatcagcatcatccGAACAACCAACTGTCCCAAAGGGAAATGGCTGGCCAGggacagcagcaacaact atggGTATATAGCAGTGGATCATGTGGAGCTGGACATCAGGGAGATGTTGGAGCTGGGAAAGAAGGCAGCGGTCACTCGCAAGAGCAGCGGCAATGTTTTCGAGCCAGAGGTCACCAGTACAGGAAGCAG gaCTTCAAATCATTACCCAATATCAACAGAGAGTT TTGAATATGACAGTGAGGAATGGacctgtgatgatgatgaccctctctcctctcccactGAAACTGCAGATGCACTGACTCCAAT GGGCCACACCAGGACTCTCTCTGTGCCAGACATGG GAAACAAAGACCTGAGCATAAACCATCAGCACAGTCACAGTGACATCATCGCAGATGGCTCCCATGTCCA AGCAAGACATGAAGCACTTCAGAAGTTGGCCACATTTTTCCATTCGCCCAAACCTGTGGAGCCATCTGCCAG CAGCACAGAACCTGAGACAA GTCTTGTGCTTACAAAGGAAGAAGCAGTTCACCT ACCTGAGGCTAGGTCAACACAGGAAATGGATTTTGAACATCCTGAGATGCTCATTTTACCTCCTCCTGATGTGTATGCTGATTGA